A section of the Kluyveromyces lactis strain NRRL Y-1140 chromosome F complete sequence genome encodes:
- the NMA111 gene encoding Nma111p (similar to uniprot|P53920 Saccharomyces cerevisiae YNL123W shows protein sequence similarity to the mammalian Omi/HtrA2 family of serine proteases): MTVELKRNLLESSVEDIDLESKKQRVDNDVDQNTSSVDEDIDYEEDYDEVNDVPIDSGNSLFNNNAKWQETISKVVKSVVSIHFSQVAPFDSEAALVSEATGFIVDAKLGIILTNRHVVGPGPFIGYAIFDNHEECDVIPIYRDPVHDFGFLKFDPSKLKYIEVTALELKPSLAKVGSEIRVVGNDAGEKLSILSGFISRLDRNAPDYGELTYNDFNTEYIQAAAAASGGSSGSPVITVEGYAVALQAGGSSEASTDFFLPLDRVVRALQCVQTDKPITRGTIQTQWVLKPFDECRRLGLSEDREKEARKRFPGKTGLLVAEAILREGPAYNKVQEGDTLISINGTPICSFIQVDNILDSSVGDEIIIVVQRGSKDISFRCTVGDLHIITPSRYVEVCGANFHELSYQMARCYALPVKGVFVASATGSFDLDPKEKTGWVIDFVDNKETPTLDDFIEVMKTIPDEKRVIVKFHNLTDVQTQRITSVYIDRHWCSEFRIYTRNDKTGIWDYEKITEKLPPLPIKPQKAKILDLPINDNKKLAKMSHSLCVVHSVIAITMDSMEPEPTNGCGLVLDAEKGYVIVSRSFVPHDCLNTFVSFAESILVPAKVVFLHPTQNYAIVQYDPSLVDAPVCTPVLANERLERGDETNFIGYMYSNTLISSKTKVNGISSLSVPNDIIPRYRATNLEVISIDSNISTKCKSGILAADDGTVRAIWLSCMGNKEKLYLMGLDVVDIKEVVDILRAGKNPKVSIVDAGFDSISLLQARIRGVPEEWIKMMEEESENRLQFISVTRNSYTTIKERLEPGDIILSVNGKLVKRMRDIGGVVGTDDDTDIESELLFKVVRDAKVIDLKIKTVQIEETTRIVVFAGCVLQAPHHAVRQVKTSIPSEVYAVSRGTSSLALQYGIEVTNFITHVNDQSTPDLDTFLKVVKEIPDNTYCKLRLMTFDDVPFAISLKTNYHYFPTVELRKNPKTGSWIENDISET, encoded by the coding sequence ATGACTGTTGAGTTGAAGCGAAACCTACTCGAATCATCTGTTGAAGACATTGATCTTGAATCCAAGAAACAGAGGGTCGACAATGACGTCGATCAGAACACAAGTAGTGTAGACGAAGATATTGATTATGAAGAAGACTATGATGAAGTGAACGATGTACCTATAGATTCAGGCAACTCTTTATTCAATAACAACGCTAAATGGCAAGAAACTATCTCCAAAGTTGTTAAGTCGGTGGTCTCAATTCATTTCTCGCAAGTCGCACCTTTCGATTCAGAAGCTGCCTTGGTGTCGGAAGCAACAGGTTTCATTGTTGATGCAAAACTCGGTATCATCTTAACAAACAGACACGTTGTGGGTCCAGGTCCATTCATCGGATACGCCATTTTCGACAATCACGAAGAGTGTGATGTCATCCCTATCTATCGCGACCCAGTTCATGATTTTGGGTTCTTGAAGTTTGATCCATCgaagttgaaatatatCGAGGTCACTGCACTAGAGTTGAAACCATCTTTGGCCAAGGTTGGTTCTGAAATCCGTGTTGTTGGTAACGATGctggtgaaaaattgaGTATCTTGTCAGGGTTCATCAGTAGACTTGACAGAAATGCACCAGACTATGGTGAGCTAACGTATAATGATTTTAATACTGAATATATTcaagctgctgctgctgcatcAGGTGGTTCTTCTGGTTCTCCAGTTATTACTGTAGAGGGGTATGCGGTCGCTTTACAGGCCGGTGGCTCTTCGGAGGCTTCTacagatttctttttgccTCTTGATCGAGTCGTCAGAGCTCTACAATGCGTACAAACGGATAAACCAATCACCAGAGGTACTATCCAAACTCAGTGGGTATTGAAACCATTCGATGAATGTAGAAGACTTGGATTAAGTGAAGATCGTGAGAAGGAAGCTCGTAAGAGGTTCCCGGGTAAAACTGGTTTGCTGGTGGCTGAGGCTATTCTCAGAGAGGGACCAGCTTATAATAAAGTTCAAGAGGGTGACACATTAATTTCTATTAATGGCACACCAATATGTTCATTTATTCAAGTTGATAACATTCTAGATAGCAGTGTAGGAGATGAGATAATCATTGTGGTTCAAAGGGGTTCCAAAGATATTTCCTTCAGATGCACTGTTGGTGACCTGCATATTATTACTCCTTCACGTTATGTCGAGGTGTGTGGTGCTAATTTCCATGAGCTTTCGTACCAAATGGCTAGATGCTATGCGTTACCTGTAAAAGGCGTTTTCGTGGCAAGTGCCACTGGATCGTTCGATTTGGATCCAAAGGAGAAAACTGGATGGGTTATTGATTTTGTAGATAATAAAGAAACACCAACTCTAGACGACTTTATAGAAGTCATGAAAACAATTCCTGACGAAAAAAGAGTAATCGTGAAATTCCATAACTTGACAGATGTTCAAACACAAAGAATAACCAGTGTTTATATTGACCGTCATTGGTGCAGTGAGTTCCGAATCTATACTAGAAATGACAAAACAGGTATTTGGGATTATGAAAAGATCACTGAGAAATTACCACCACTTCCAATAAAACCACAGAAAGCTAAGATTTTAGATCTACCGattaatgataataaaaaaCTTGCAAAAATGTCACATAGTCTATGTGTTGTACATTCGGTTATTGCTATCACCATGGACTCCATGGAACCCGAACCCACAAACGGATGTGGTTTAGTACTCGATGCTGAGAAGGGATATGTTATTGTTTCACGTAGTTTTGTTCCTCATGACTGTTTGAACACGTTTGTCTCGTTCGCTGAATCCATTCTTGTACCTGCTAAAGTTGTATTCTTACATCCTACCCAAAATTACGCTATTGTTCAATATGATCCATCTTTAGTTGACGCCCCAGTATGCACACCAGTGCTAGCTAATGAAAGGCTTGAAAGAGGAGACGAAACTAATTTCATTGGTTACATGTACTCAAACACTTTAATCAGTTCCAAGACTAAAGTCAATGGCATCTCTTCTCTGAGTGTTCCTAACGACATCATTCCTAGGTATAGAGCAACCAATCTAGAAGTCATCTCCATTGATTCGAATATAAGCACCAAATGTAAATCAGGAATATTAGCGGCAGATGATGGTACAGTGAGAGCAATCTGGTTATCCTGCATGGGTAACAAGGAAAAACTGTATTTAATGGGTTTAGACGTAGTGgatatcaaagaagttgtAGATATTCTCAGGGCTGGTAAGAATCCTAAGGTTTCTATTGTGGACGCAGGATTTGATTCCATCTCATTATTGCAGGCTAGAATCAGAGGTGTTCCTGAAGAATGGATTAAGATgatggaagaagaatcagaaAACAGATTACAATTCATCAGTGTCACCAGAAACTCCTATACAACAATAAAGGAAAGGCTCGAGCCTGGTGATATTATCTTATCAGTTAATGGGAAACTGGTAAAAAGAATGAGGGATATTGGTGGTGTCGTGGGGACTGATGACGATACGGATATCGAATCTGAGTTGTTATTCAAGGTTGTAAGAGATGCGAAGGTTATcgatttgaaaataaaaactgtacaaattgaagaaaccacTAGAATTGTCGTATTCGCAGGTTGCGTACTACAAGCTCCTCATCATGCCGTGCGTCAAGTAAAAACGTCTATTCCTAGTGAAGTA
- the ORC6 gene encoding origin recognition complex subunit 6 (similar to uniprot|P38826 Saccharomyces cerevisiae YHR118C ORC6 Subunit of the origin recognition complex which directs DNA replication by binding to replication origins and is also involved in transcriptional silencing may be phosphorylated by Cdc28p), translated as MSTQQVRTCVTDLLGVKNDSNVDWQDQRLKKVASTTATLYNVSVSKVMLKNSEELARCHICALIAFQKLAEKYDNDLPYSQEKIPLPPDQVSKLVNIFKRNIWPHSPQKDTEGQLLKFDDTASPSVRKSAVKNARFTGIDPKSLQEQLFQTPSKSRTKSGIQPLKNVDLSPSKGSRSSVRRKLVFEADTENGLPLPILATPKNKTDMINIPQVFGSVEDDPESPLRQSPFRDSPSKYTPSPRKKRGKYNEWNMLYKKYYRPSTAELVTLCNEFELPEEVTATIISEFNNNATYLAYPTQLVCGLVLLCSFVVFNQQRNQDSTIDNKLMKKMAAQMRTTNDEDIMEAIKITKELIDGEKWYRELRVKFDYYDGSDFDNAIAVRIGSMLQDEYEVVSEEQYSNWKRRIMVDLSLRDGT; from the coding sequence ATGTCTACGCAGCAAGTACGAACGTGTGTAACCGATTTATTAGGGGTCAAAAATGATTCTAATGTTGACTGGCAAGACCAACGGTTAAAGAAAGTGGCTTCTACTACAGCAACATTATACAACGTTTCAGTATCGAAAGTGATGCTGAAGAATTCAGAGGAACTTGCTCGGTGCCATATATGTGCACTGATTGCGTTTCAGAAACTAGCTGAGAAGTATGACAATGACCTACCATATTCTCAGGAGAAGATCCCGCTTCCACCAGACCAAGTATCCAAACTTGTGAATATATTTAAGAGAAACATATGGCCTCATTCGCCGCAAAAGGATACCGAAGGACAATTGCTGAAGTTTGATGATACTGCATCACCATCGGTTAGAAAGTCAGCGGTTAAAAATGCAAGATTCACAGGGATAGATCCGAAGTCGTTACAAGAACAGCTATTCCAGACTCCGTCGAAATCAAGAACTAAAAGTGGTATCCAGCCCTTGAAGAATGTTGATCTTTCACCTAGCAAAGGGAGTAGGTCAAGTGTCCGGAGGAAATTAGTGTTTGAAGCTGATACAGAAAATGGCCTTCCGTTGCCCATATTAGCAACCCCGAAGAATAAGACTGATATGATCAATATACCACAAGTGTTTGGATCAGTTGAGGATGATCCTGAATCTCCATTAAGACAGTCACCCTTTCGTGACTCCCCTTCTAAATACACGCCTTCaccaagaaagaaaagaggtAAGTATAACGAATGGAACATGCTATACAAAAAATACTATAGACCGTCTACCGCTGAACTGGTGACTCTGTGCAATGAATTTGAACTTCCTGAAGAAGTAACAGCTACCATAATTTCCGAATTCAATAACAACGCTACTTACCTAGCGTATCCTACACAGTTGGTTTGTGGTCTGGTACTTCTTTGCTCGTTCGTTGTCTTCAACCAACAGAGAAATCAGGACAGTACAATCGATAACAAGctaatgaagaagatggcGGCACAAATGAGAAcaacaaatgatgaagatatcatGGAAGCTATCAAGATCACAAAAGAACTAATAGACGGTGAGAAATGGTACCGAGAACTCCGTGTCAAGTTCGATTATTACGATGGATCGGATTTCGATAACGCTATCGCCGTCAGAATAGGCAGCATGTTACAAGACGAATATGAAGTCGTATCAGAAGAGCAATACTCAAACTGGAAACGAAGAATTATGGTCGACCTCAGTCTAAGAGATGGCACATGA
- the SET1 gene encoding histone methyltransferase SET1 (similar to uniprot|P38827 Saccharomyces cerevisiae YHR119W SET1 Histone methyltransferase subunit of the COMPASS complex which methylates histone H3 on lysine 4 and is required in transcriptional silencing near telomeres contains a SET domain) yields MSGYYNRQYSHFHGNNDRYQTGRYAYQENGNRYKGFQRNGSGNRRYSREGFGSQLRNNENESRPIRSQSRGISEIPRNPFATRPVVSAKYDRDEFNTKYHYYDIVSKRLRNESSFKKWKSEKIPEHGYVTTTELIASDKQKPILMARQPEQTSVDPRIRPMNGDAVSGSISAKKRYRKLRSALVRNSRIPYDSFYIGPEPPKEIIVYPSASNQQPIAAALSEAIIKNYFKSFGEIAHFEQFMDPNSALPLYVYLIKFTGPVSQPDAPYKAAYKASEKFKDAPYTVSGIKFNVILNQNTVLNSIKDKLIKQNAARVTEVNKAKRAIAEKSSGQKPQVIRGVPYDLTQVVNNRPVLFVPAKITFYHRFNAADFRYQLRKYNWAKIIDHYTGVYIVFHDLENAKACLEYESGALVINSHRTHSPIQIEFTFIEPKRRLQSNITNQRDINKPRKIEYSSTEELLEASTKQILKDLHNIIKRDILRRLVGPIIFDTLNPANYPEVVERQKKLDDEKKKREESQKKTTIKAKPAEFDIFSLYGPASKTKKLKRDRKADLGKRHLYTEESPDHQRKKKPKVEHMSHLLNDEISTREDTVDSLNVGSNGENSPESSGYESEDIISDESKKQSSVITTPEEDLPESAASLPDERSKELLQYEGKYKPIASEFPTPVYPYDDFDLNKSKQLSLDKFQLALKDEEDFSILKGIVSEKSKDITTDYTPFLPYSMWKLYQQIEQNGIIRDNQIALNEKEFDSTLASTTGSFIADGFKKIPDKLKSSYLLHHRRLAQPLNTVHNHQEQNFMALNGTESTNQEADLEQDNHNASSRLNRVFQRRFQQDIEAQRAAIGFESDLLSLNQLTKRKKPVTFARSAIHNWGLYALEPIAAKEMIIEYVGESIRQPVAEMREKRYIKSGIGSSYLFRIDENTVIDATKRGGIARFINHCCEPSCTAKIIKVDGRKRIVIYALRDIGTNEELTYDYKFERETDEGERLPCLCGAPSCKGFLN; encoded by the coding sequence ATGAGTGGGTACTATAATAGACAGTACTCTCATTTTCATGGGAATAATGATCGGTACCAAACCGGACGATATGcatatcaagaaaatggGAATAGGTACAAGGGCTTCCAACGGAATGGATCAGGGAACCGAAGATACTCCCGCGAGGGGTTTGGGTCTCAACTTAGGAATAATGAGAACGAATCTCGTCCAATACGGTCGCAGTCGCGTGGTATCAGCGAGATTCCTCGTAATCCCTTCGCAACGCGTCCAGTAGTGAGTGCGAAATACGATCGCGATGAGTTTAATacaaaatatcattattacGACATTGTAAGTAAACGACTACGAAATGAATCCAGCTtcaagaaatggaaatctGAGAAGATTCCTGAGCATGGATATGTGACAACAACGGAGTTGATTGCATCGGATAAGCAAAAACCAATACTCATGGCCAGGCAGCCTGAACAAACTTCGGTGGATCCGAGAATACGTCCTATGAATGGGGATGCGGTCTCTGGGTCCATTTCTGCGAAAAAGAGATATAGAAAGCTTAGAAGTGCATTGGTACGCAACTCGCGAATTCCGTATGATTCTTTCTACATTGGTCCTGAACCtccaaaagaaatcataGTATACCCTTCTGCATCTAACCAACAACCAATAGCAGCCGCATTATCTGAAGCAATAATCAAAAACTACTTTAAATCATTTGGTGAAATAGCGCATTTTGAACAGTTCATGGATCCAAATAGTGCATTGCCATTGTACGTCTATCTAATAAAATTCACTGGTCCAGTTTCTCAACCTGATGCTCCATATAAAGCTGCTTATAAGGCATCagagaaattcaaagacGCACCTTACACAGTATCAGGTATCAAGTTCAATGTCATTTTAAACCAAAATACAGTGttaaattcaataaagGACAAACTAATCAAACAGAACGCAGCCAGAGTGACAGAAGTGAATAAAGCGAAACGGGCCATTGCAGAGAAATCATCCGGGCAGAAACCTCAAGTAATAAGAGGAGTGCCATACGATTTAACTCAAGTTGTGAACAACAGACCAGTTTTGTTTGTTCCTGCAAAGATTACGTTTTATCATAGGTTCAATGCAGCAGATTTCAGATATCAACTTCGTAAGTACAATTGGGCCAAAATTATTGATCACTACACTGGCGTATATATTGTTTTTCATGATCTGGAAAATGCAAAAGCATGTTTAGAGTACGAATCAGGTGCCTTGGTCATAAATTCGCATAGGACTCACTCTCCCATACAAATAGAATTTACTTTCATTGAACCAAAGAGGAGACTTCAATCAAATATCACTAACCAAAGAGATATCAATAAACCTCGAAAGATAGAGTACTCAAGCACGGAAGAGCTATTAGAAGCCTCCACAAAACAAATTCTCAAAGATTTGCATAATATCATTAAGCGTGATATCTTGAGAAGGCTTGTAGGTCCAATTATATTTGATACGCTAAATCCTGCTAACTACCCGGAAGTTGTAGAAAGGCAGAAGAAACTGGACgatgagaagaagaagcgTGAGGAATCACAAAAGAAGACAACGATAAAGGCCAAACCCGcagaatttgatattttcagtCTATACGGACCTGCGtctaaaacaaaaaagcTGAAAAGAGATAGGAAAGCTGATCTAGGCAAACGTCATTTATACACTGAAGAATCTCCTGATCATCAACGTAAAAAGAAACCTAAGGTGGAACATATGTCGCATTTGTtaaatgatgaaatttctACCAGAGAAGATACAGTGGATTCACTCAATGTTGGCTCAAACGGTGAAAACTCTCCGGAGTCATCTGGATATGAATCGGAAGATATTATTTCAGATGAGTCGAAGAAACAGTCTTCCGTGATAACAACACCGGAGGAAGACCTGCCCGAAAGCGCTGCATCTTTACCTGATGAAAGGTCCAAGGAATTACTACAGTATGAAGGGAAATACAAACCTATTGCATCAGAATTCCCAACCCCAGTATATCCTTATGATGACTTTGACTTGAATAAATCCAAGCAGCTTTCTCTCGATAAGTTCCAGCTTGCTTTGaaagacgaagaagatttctCTATTCTCAAGGGCATTGTCTcagaaaaatcaaaagatatTACTACTGATTATACACCATTTTTGCCGTACTCAATGTGGAAGTTATACCAACAGATTGAACAAAATGGAATTATTCGGGATAACCAAATAgctttgaatgaaaaagaatttgattcaaCGTTAGCTTCAACGACTGGTAGTTTTATTGCTGATGGCTTTAAGAAAATTCCTGATAAACTGAAATCTTCAtaccttcttcatcatcggAGGTTGGCGCAACCTTTGAACACTGTTCATAATCATCAAGAACAGAATTTCATGGCTTTGAATGGAACAGAATCAACAAATCAAGAGGCTGACTTAGAGCAAGATAACCATAATGCATCCTCACGTTTGAACAGAGTTTTCCAAAGACGTTTCCAGCAAGATATAGAAGCGCAAAGAGCTGCAATTGGCTTTGAATCTGACCTATTATCATTAAACCAATtaacgaaaagaaagaaaccCGTCACTTTTGCAAGATCTGCAATTCACAATTGGGGCCTATATGCATTGGAACCTATAGCAGCCAAGGAAATGATTATTGAGTATGTTGGCGAATCAATTAGACAACCGGTCGCTGAAATGAGAGAGAAGAGATATATCAAGTCTGGAATTGGTTCAAGTTATTTATTcagaattgatgaaaatacaGTTATAGATGCTACAAAGAGGGGTGGTATCGCTAGGTTTATTAATCACTGTTGTGAACCTAGTTGTACGGCaaaaatcatcaaagtCGATGGCCGAAAGAGGATCGTCATTTACGCGTTACGTGATATTGGTACCAATGAAGAACTAACGTACGATTATAAGTTTGAAAGGGAAACTGATGAAGGTGAAAGATTACCATGTCTCTGTGGTGCACCATCTTGCAAAGGGTTCCTCAATTGA
- the MSH1 gene encoding mismatch repair ATPase MSH1 (similar to uniprot|P25846 Saccharomyces cerevisiae YHR120W MSH1 DNA-binding protein of the mitochondria involved in repair of mitochondrial DNA has ATPase activity and binds to DNA mismatches has homology to E. coli MutS transcription is induced during meiosis) — protein MYRRSTALLIPYFRSSFLRRSSTVQTPKTEKLKISLLNDDTLIETESLPTSAIRTKSSDRGGRETRNSLPPSLQYVRDVMDKYTGHVVLTQIGSFYELYFEHATIYAPILNITLTSKSIVSGKVPFAGFPLNQLNRHLKVLVKQYGYSVAVCDQFKHETLVDNDKNKFMRRVTRIVTPGTFIDEAFENFQENQYLLTVHFSENCMKRAADLNIPVGLSWCDISTGEIFVQQVYLKDLVSSITRIRPMEVLLDEEIMPVEITNGEWYKELTELKKYFIKYQKMPSKHRPIQSFFKLFSNAEGDIGRSLGNFTQKEIAALRNLLLYIEEHLPDINTNLELPQKQLITDIMQIDSRTSTALELHSTMRKHHKKGSLLSTIRRTVTTSGTRLLTQWLSAPSMDINEIKNRQSLVLLFKDNFDYTESLIRYLKETADMSRIIQRFSFGRGDPLELIQIAKSLRKCKEISEYLQTNVHPSTKKTEKLIKNITKQLNFEDPIVEKVISSLNEESLIKQWSEKYERDDEEKFDASEENQERKSLVMIMKPSASQKLKEYYKSYNILIKEKESLLQWYKDWFLERFKLKNVSLKQKNSGEFCIHLSGSIANVVEFDKYIEQQKDSSQAHSGFHVLQKSRQTRWIIHDKWETLSREIEVVGALIKNEEERLINQFQKDFISLSPMIRSLSQTLDYMDVLTSFAKLAIEQRLVLPKVTQGTELNIKGGRHLVVEASISQKSLESFTPNDCQINSGELWVITGPNMGGKSTFLRQNAIIVILAQIGSFVPCESAVIGLVDKIFSRVGSADDLYNEMSTFMVEMIETSYILKGATNRSMAILDEIGRGTSRSEGVAIAYATLKYLTTNNACRALFATHFGTELASTINSTSNEEFINNISFFKTGIIGDNSNFYYDHKLKPGICSKSDAIKVAKLAGFPEEALEIASTLLEEI, from the coding sequence ATGTATAGGAGAAGCACTGCTCTATTGATTCCGTATTTTAGATCTAGTTTTCTGCGACGTTCATCTACGGTCCAAACACCAAAAActgagaaattgaagatttcattattgaatGATGATACCTTGattgaaacagaatctCTTCCAACTTCTGCAATTAGAACCAAATCAAGTGATCGCGGTGGCAGAGAGACACGTAACTCGTTACCTCCATCTTTACAATATGTACGCGATGTTATGGATAAATATACCGGACACGTAGTGCTCACACAGATTGGATCGTTTTATGAGTTATACTTTGAACATGCTACAATATACGCACCAATATTGAACATCACACTGACCAGTAAATCTATTGTTTCAGGGAAAGTACCATTTGCAGGATTTcctttgaatcaattgaacaGACACTTAAAGGTCCTTGTGAAACAATATGGATATAGTGTAGCCGTATGTGACCAATTCAAACATGAAACATTAgttgataatgataaaaaTAAGTTCATGAGAAGAGTTACTAGAATTGTCACACCCGGAACATTCATCGATGAAGCTTTCGAAAATTTCCAGGAAAATCAGTATTTACTCACTGTACACTTCTCCGAAAACTGTATGAAAAGAGCTGCAGATTTGAACATTCCAGTAGGTTTGTCTTGGTGTGATATATCTACTGGTGAAATATTTGTGCAACAGgtatatttgaaagatttagTGTCTTCAATTACTAGAATAAGGCCTATGGAAGTTCTTTTGGATGAGGAGATAATGCCCGTCGAAATTACGAATGGTGAATGGTATAAGGAATTaacagaattgaagaaatattttATCAAGTATCAAAAGATGCCTTCCAAACATCGTCCTATTCAATCCTTCTTTAAATTGTTCTCAAATGCAGAAGGTGACATTGGAAGATCATTGGGAAACTTCAcccaaaaagaaattgcGGCACTCAGAAACCTCCTGCTTTACATTGAGGAACATCTTCCGGATATCAACACTAATCTAGAACTCCCACAGAAACAACTTATCACAGATATAATGCAAATTGATTCCAGAACAAGTACAGCGTTGGAGTTACATTCTACAATGAGAAAACATCACAAGAAAGGCTCACTTTTGTCGACAATTCGAAGAACAGTAACCACATCCGGAACTCGGCTTTTGACTCAGTGGTTATCTGCACCATCAATGGACataaatgaaataaaaaatagACAATCTCTTGTGCTGCTCTTCAAAGATAATTTTGATTACACTGAATCCCTTATACggtatttgaaagaaactgCTGATATGTCTAGAATTATACAAAGATTCTCTTTTGGACGCGGAGATCCATTAGAGTTAATTCAAATAGCTAAGTCTTTGAGGAAATGTAAAGAAATTTCTGAATACCTCCAGACTAATGTTCATCCCTCAACCAAAAAAACtgagaaattgatcaaaaatataaCGAAACAACTTAATTTCGAAGATCCTATCGTAGAAAAAGTCATAAGCAGTCTTAATGAAGAGTCGTTAATTAAACAATGGTCTGAAAAGTATGAGAGggatgacgaagaaaaatttgatGCCAGCGAAGAAAATCAAGAGAGAAAATCTTTGgtgatgataatgaaacCAAGTGCATCacaaaaattgaaagaatacTATAAAAGCTACAACATCTTGATTAAGGAGAAAGAAAGCTTATTACAATGGTACAAAGATTGGTTTCTCGAACGTTTTAAACTTAAAAACGTTTCattaaaacagaaaaacTCCGGAGAGTTTTGCATACACTTGAGTGGGAGTATTGCAAATGTAGTTGAGTTTGATAAGTACATTGAACAGCAGAAAGATTCATCTCAAGCACATTCTGGGTTCCATGTGCTCCAAAAATCAAGACAAACTAGATGGATAATACACGATAAATGGGAAACTTTGTCCAGAGAAATTGAAGTAGTTGGTGCACTgattaaaaatgaagaagagcgtttaatcaatcaatttcaaaaggatttcatttcattgaGCCCCATGATTAGATCTTTATCTCAGACGCTTGATTATATGGATGTTCTCACTTCATTTGCTAAATTGGCAATCGAACAAAGGCTAGTCCTTCCAAAAGTCACTCAAGGTACGGAGCTTAATATAAAAGGTGGACGTCATCTAGTGGTTGAGGCCAGTATTTCGCAGAAATCGTTGGAGAGTTTCACGCCTAATGATTGCCAAATCAACTCAGGCGAACTTTGGGTTATCACTGGACCTAATATGGGAGGAAAATCAACATTTTTGAGACAGAACGCAATAATTGTCATTTTGGCACAGATTGGATCATTTGTACCTTGTGAAAGTGCGGTTATTGGATTAGTGGATAAAATTTTTAGCAGAGTCGGATCTGCGGACGACCTTTATAACGAAATGAGCACATTCATGGTTGAAATGATTGAAACAAGCTATATTCTTAAAGGTGCAACCAATAGATCTATGGCAATCTTAGATGAGATCGGTAGAGGTACGAGTCGCTCAGAAGGTGTCGCAATTGCATATGCAACTTTGAAGTATCTTACGACAAATAATGCCTGCCGTGCTCTGTTTGCTACTCATTTTGGTACAGAACTTGCCAGTACGATCAATAGTACATCCAATGAGGAGTTTATCAACAATATATCTTTTTTTAAAACAGGTATTATTGGTGATAACTCCAATTTCTATTATGATCATAAATTGAAACCAGgtatttgttcaaaatcaGATGCTATTAAAGTAGCCAAATTGGCGGGCTTCCCTGAGGAAGCTTTGGAAATTGCTTCTACtttattggaagaaatttAA